One Brumimicrobium sp. DNA window includes the following coding sequences:
- the glmS gene encoding glutamine--fructose-6-phosphate transaminase (isomerizing) → MCGIVAYIGNEQAFPIIMKGLRRLEYRGYDSAGVALLHNDKLDVYKRQGKVDALEEYSKSKDISGTIGIGHTRWATHGLPNDINAHPHISDKGDLALIHNGIIENYDSLKEELIARGHIFRSETDTEVLVHLIDDIRKREQLETSEAVRVALQSVIGAYAIVVLDQENPNELIAARKSSPLVVGIGKNNDFFFASDATPIIEYTNEVVYLEDEEIAIVHRTNGLKIINIQNQEKTPYIQELELQLEAIEKGGFEHFMLKEINEQPRTIRDCFRGRLNVETGWVGLGGIKDYEEKLANAKRIIMVACGTSWHAALVGEYLFEDLARIPVEVEYASEFRYRNPIIDESDIVIAISQSGETADTLAALNLAKSKGATILGICNVVGSSISRVTDAGSYTHAGPEIGVASTKAFTAQVTVLTLMALTIAKKKNELKESEFRRIITELDLVPEKVKKILDKSSAIQSIAEVYKDARNALYLGRGNSFPVALEGALKLKEISYIHAEGYPAAEMKHGPIALIDEEMPVFVIATKGASYEKVVSNIQEVKARKGRIIAIVTEGDTQVKDMADHTIEIPETDENLTPLLATIPLQLVAYYVAVMRGANVDQPRNLAKSVTVE, encoded by the coding sequence ATGTGTGGAATAGTCGCTTATATCGGAAATGAACAGGCATTCCCTATCATTATGAAGGGATTGAGAAGATTGGAATATCGTGGTTATGATAGTGCGGGAGTTGCTTTATTGCATAATGATAAATTAGATGTATATAAACGTCAAGGGAAAGTAGATGCCTTAGAAGAATATTCTAAATCTAAAGATATTTCGGGAACTATAGGGATTGGACATACGCGCTGGGCAACTCATGGACTTCCTAATGATATTAATGCGCATCCTCATATCTCAGATAAAGGAGATTTAGCTTTGATTCACAATGGAATTATTGAAAATTATGATTCTTTGAAGGAAGAATTAATTGCTAGAGGACATATATTCCGAAGTGAGACAGATACCGAAGTATTAGTCCACCTTATAGATGATATTCGTAAAAGAGAGCAATTAGAAACATCTGAAGCAGTTCGAGTGGCTTTGCAAAGTGTAATAGGGGCTTATGCTATTGTGGTGTTAGATCAGGAGAATCCGAATGAATTGATTGCTGCACGAAAGTCAAGCCCCTTAGTAGTAGGGATAGGAAAAAATAATGATTTCTTCTTTGCCTCTGATGCTACACCAATTATTGAATATACCAATGAAGTAGTTTATTTGGAAGATGAAGAAATAGCTATTGTGCACCGCACCAATGGTTTAAAAATAATCAACATCCAAAATCAAGAAAAAACTCCTTATATTCAAGAGTTAGAACTCCAATTAGAGGCTATTGAGAAAGGTGGTTTTGAACATTTCATGTTAAAAGAAATTAATGAACAGCCGAGAACTATTAGAGATTGTTTTAGGGGTAGATTAAATGTAGAAACTGGCTGGGTTGGACTTGGTGGTATCAAGGATTATGAGGAGAAGTTAGCTAATGCCAAACGTATTATCATGGTTGCATGCGGAACTTCTTGGCATGCAGCATTGGTCGGAGAGTACTTATTTGAAGATTTAGCACGCATTCCAGTGGAAGTTGAATATGCTTCTGAATTCAGATATAGAAATCCTATCATAGATGAAAGTGATATAGTGATTGCTATTTCTCAGTCTGGTGAAACAGCAGATACTTTAGCCGCATTGAACCTAGCAAAATCAAAGGGGGCAACTATATTAGGTATTTGTAATGTTGTAGGTTCTTCAATTTCGAGAGTGACTGATGCGGGATCATACACACATGCAGGCCCTGAAATTGGAGTAGCCTCTACGAAAGCGTTTACTGCTCAAGTAACAGTTCTTACTTTAATGGCTCTTACAATTGCTAAGAAAAAAAATGAATTAAAAGAGAGTGAGTTTAGAAGAATCATTACAGAATTAGATTTAGTACCAGAAAAGGTAAAAAAGATTCTTGATAAGAGTAGTGCTATTCAATCAATTGCTGAGGTATATAAAGATGCACGAAATGCACTTTATCTAGGAAGAGGAAATTCATTCCCTGTTGCTTTAGAAGGAGCCCTAAAATTGAAAGAAATATCCTACATTCATGCGGAGGGATACCCTGCGGCAGAGATGAAACATGGGCCTATTGCACTCATTGATGAGGAAATGCCTGTATTTGTGATAGCTACCAAAGGAGCTTCGTACGAAAAAGTTGTGAGTAATATTCAAGAAGTAAAGGCTAGGAAAGGAAGAATTATTGCTATTGTTACAGAAGGAGATACTCAGGTAAAGGATATGGCAGATCATACTATTGAAATTCCTGAAACAGATGAGAACTTAACTCCGTTATTGGCAACCATTCCTTTACAATTAGTAGCCTATTATGTTGCTGTTATGAGGGGAGCTAATGTAGATCAACCTAGAAATCTAGCTAAGTCGGTTACAGTTGAATAA